AGGCTTAAGTCTCTAGCAAACTCCATAGCTCGTCTTGCTGCCAGAGCTTCAACCATCTCCACCGTTCGAGGTAGACCAATCTTCTGACTCAAGGCTGCTATAACTTGACCGAAGTGATCTCGATAAACAACACCAAGGCCTTCACAATTCAACTCTTCAAACATTGCGGCATCGAAGTTAGCTTTGTAAGTACCAGCAGGTGGAGGAGACCAACGAGCTTGAGGGTGACACACTGACCCCTGCTACTCCTGATCATTGGCATCCTAGAATTCGCTGACCATCACCTTTGCTCTTCCCTCAATCTCATGGAGTTGCCATGAGGGTTCATGCATTCTCACCCGATTTCGCCTGCCATAAGCACCAAGAGATTGTAGCAAACAAAGCAATCTTGAAGCTCGACCCTTCCATGAATAAATTCTCTAGAAATTCAGCGAAAGACCTGCGCTCTTTCCGGACCAAAAATTGGAACCCCAGGTCTAACAACCAAACGGCCTAAGCTTGATCACAAAGACACAAAGAATGTAACGTCGATTCTGCATGATCCCCATGCCCCTCACAAACATCATCCACTGGTAAATGCTGAGCCTTCAAGTTCACCTTTGTAGGAAGTGAATCTTTCACTGCACGCCATATAAAATGCCGGATTTTATTGGGAACCTTCATCTTCCAAATCTCCTTCCAAACAGCATGAGCATGAGCCAATGAGGATGAGCTAGGTATTAGGCAATCCTCGGCAGCAACAAGCATGTGGTAGGCACTTTGAACACTATATCCACCATCCGTTGTTAGAGGCCAAATCAACACATCCTCCTCCCCACCGACACATACCTGGATTTGTCTCACTAACTCGGCTTCCCAAGGCATAAAACAAAGAGTTAATTTACCCGGATCCCAGATTTTTGTGTTGGGGAGAAATAATTCACAAACCCAAGCCATAGAGGTATTAGCTCGAGGAAAAATAATCTTACTATGTGCAAGATCAGGCAGCCACCTATGCCTCCAAATATCAATCAATTCCCCATTCCCAACCCTTCAAACTGCCCCTTTATTAAAGACATCATGAGCCTACAAAATACTCCTCCATGCATAGGAACATTTTGGGTGAATAGGAGCATCAAGAACACAACCACTTGGAAAATATTTCGCATTAAACACTTTAAAAAGAAGTGCATCCCTTTGATGAATGAGACGCCACACTTGTTTTGCTAACATAGCATCATTAAACTTCTAAAGATCCCGGAAACCCATTCCTCCAATTGATTTTGAGGAGCAAAGAGAGCTCCACTTAACCTAGTAGATTTTCTTCGAGTCACCACTACCCCACCAAAACTTACAAATCATTGCCTCAATATCCTTGCACAAACCAATTGGAAGCTTGAAGACTCCCATAGAGTAAGCATGTATAGATTGGACCACCGCCTTGATTATCACTTCCTTACCAGCTTGAGACAAAAGTTTTTCCTTCCAACCTTGCATTCTAGCCCAGATCCTTTCCTTAATCTGCATGAAATAAGCCCTCTTGTTTCTACCAACAAAAGATGGAAGCTTCAAGTATTTCTCATAATGTTGGATGGCCAGTACATTGAGCACCACTTTAATTGCCTTCTGAGCTTGCTCACCCGTGTTCttgctaaaaaataaagatgtttTCTCCTTGTTAATCATCTGACCCAAAAACAACTTCATACATAGCAAGTAACTCTTGGATCTTGGCACATTCCTCCAAGATAGATCTACAAAAAATCAAGCAATCATCTGCTAAAAATAGATGGGTTAGTTTAGGCCCATTTCTACAcagagagaacccttgaatatCACCACCTGCTGCTGCTTGTCTCGGAAGAGCATTCAACCCTTCAGCACAAAACAAGAATAAATAAGGAGAAAGTGGATCCCCTTGTCGCAACCCTCTAGAAGGTTTGATCATGCCTTTCGGTTCTCCATTCACCAAGATAGAATAGGACATTGTGGTAACACATTCCATTATCAAGGCCACCCATGACTCTTGAAAACCTAGTTTGAGAAGGATTTGCTCAAAAAAGCAGCACTCCACCCTATCATAAGCTTTACTCATATCAAGTTTCATAGCCATAAAACCTTTTTTCCATGTGCAATAATTAATAAATCCTAATAGTTATAATGTAACTAGTTTTAAATATCTACAGTTTCGGCAAACTTCTTAAAATATCgaactattttttaatataatttcctTATTTAGTACAGTATAAAAATATCGACTTAGACATTATATCTTGAATGTTCAgttagtgtgtaaaacacctatgaatgTTTAAAcccccaaattacaaattactaaCACAAACTTATTATAAAACAATGTATatgcggaatatgaaaataagctaaaacagaattgataaaacaatctaaactgaaattaatcacaaccacagcagtaattaaaaggtaaagattaagggaagagggatgcaacacaaagacaacacaaaaatgtgttattgaagaggaaaccgaagtcctcggcgaaaaacctctctgccaccCTTCAAgcagtcaataatccactagaaaataaagttgggatacatgaatagcagaagaccctccaagcctaatctacccagtgcacctaagccctccaagtttcttgctccaacagggttacgccgaaccttgtcttctttagcttaccagATCCCACAatagcccattgcatcaaccaaaattaattggtcccttctgaactgcttcccaaataCCAAAATGCCTCCTCATAGAtttgggtatggtgagataaggatttggctaatgtacctctcaaggatgtaacaatagAAAGGGTGAGAGtaaaggaatttggagaatcaaatgatgaaaattgtggatgagtcaatcttgtttttctctagggtttccctctcaaaattctctttggaaaCTCTCAACATTTCGTGGGCAtaggggtatttatagtagggtgtaTGGAATGCGAAAAGTCAATTACAgtcaaacagggcattctggcaACTCGAGCCCGCGACTGGAATGAGTCGCAAGTTTGAATCGCGAGCTAACTGCCTGGCCAGCTGAAGGTTTTGTCCTATAATGCAACAGCTggcgtgacccttcagctccccttgcatgcttcacacgtgtgccaaCTTTGGCGACTCGCCAGTCACGAGATCCAGTGGCGAGGCTCTTCTTGAATGCACGCTCTTgaacttttcttcacactctctcacacactatccttacatgattcccacctaaatacagggtttctaaatgctaaattacaagtaaatttggcacggaataaagccaacaaaatgattaaataaattcaaccttacatatCTGGTCTAGACAAGctacatataaaattataaatacaaaccaatttcaaaattaaatttattttctttttaaattaggattTTTGATTGGTAGGGCAGGCAGGCTAAGCCCCCTACTTAATAAGCTAAGAGAATATTTGGTAGCCAAACAATCCTTGAAGttggagaaaattttattacatttaaAAGTTACCAagcttcttctcaaaaaaataaaaataaaaattaccatgCTGATATCCGATGTCATATTTACAAAACATGATTATTTCAAAACATTCAGAAATTTGACAGCCTCTAACAACTAAGTACCTGTAATGACCCTGCCAATCATGTAAATTTGTTTCCAaactaaaaatgttttcttaGCTTAAGGAAGTTTTTTTTACTCCGTATATAATGTAAATAACACAACCAGATAATCTTCCTAAGCAGAAATATCAAAGCCATTATAGGAAATGGGTTTCCTCTACAGTACAATTTATATctacaaaaatttattatccaatttttattttcaaacttCTTAAAAACCCACTAAATTCAACAAAAACGCTAATTATTAGTATTACAcaacttaaactaaaaaaaaaatcaactactaAGCATATTTAGGA
This portion of the Castanea sativa cultivar Marrone di Chiusa Pesio chromosome 7, ASM4071231v1 genome encodes:
- the LOC142644259 gene encoding uncharacterized protein LOC142644259: MSYSILVNGEPKGMIKPSRGLRQGDPLSPYLFLFCAEGLNALPRQAAADLSWRNVPRSKSYLLCMKLFLGQMINKEKTSLFFSKNTGEQAQKAIKVVLNVLAIQHYEKYLKLPSFVGRNKRAYFMQIKERIWARMQGWKEKLLSQAGKEVIIKAVVQSIHAYSMGVFKLPIGLCKDIEAMISELVRQIQVCVGGEEDVLIWPLTTDGGYSVQSAYHMLVAAEDCLIPSSSSLAHAHAVWKEIWKMKVPNKIRHFIWRAVKDSLPTKVNLKAQHLPVDDVCEGHGDHAESTLHSLCLCDQA